The window AAGGATATCCGCGATGTGATGATATTCCTCCAGGGACATGGCGTAAGCCCCGCCTACGCAATAAAGATATATAAGCATTATGGCAGGGATTCAGTAAAGGCGGTGAGCGAAAACCCTTACAGGCTTGCCATGGACATATTCGGGATCGGTTTCATCACAGCAGACAAAATAGCTGAAAAACTCGGTATTCCGAAAGATTCTCAAATCCGGATAGAGGCAGGTATACTTTACGTTTTGAATCAGCTTTCCGATGATGGCCATGTCTATTATCCGTACGATCTCCTGATTACAGAGTGCAGCAAGATTCTCGATGTGGAGGAAGACCGTATTCCCGTTGCCCTCGACTCTGTTTCCTCACAGAAAAAGGTAGTCATAGAACAACTCGCAACTCGCAACTCGCAACTCGCAACTCAATCCCCCCTGAATCCCCCCTTTGGAAAGGGGGGGGACGGGGGGGATTGGGCCGTTTACCTTACACGATTTCACATTGCCGAGGTCGGCATTGCACGGCATTTGACATCTCTCCTTACCGCACCGAAGCAGTTACGATTAATCAACATTGACCAGGCTATCGACTGGGTGCAGGGGATGCTGAAGATAACCCTTTCCGGAAAACAGATTGAAGCAGTGAAGGACTCGATTAACAGCAAGCTTATGGTGATTACCGGCGGCCCGGGCACGGGCAAGACAACGATCATCAATTCCGTTATCAATATTTACAAAAAGATGGGACAAAAGGTCCTCCTTGCAGCGCCTACAGGCCGGGCAGCGAAACGAATGACAGAGGCAACGGGCCATGAGGCCAAGACATTACACCGTCTCCTCGAATATACCCCAGGCAGCGGTTCATTTAAGAGGAATGAGCTGAATCCGCTTGATGCCGATTTAATCATAATTGATGAAACATCGATGGTTGACAGCCTGCTCATGTATCATTTTCTTAAGGCTGTATCTTTAAAAGCCACATTGATATTTGTGGGCGACGTTGATCAGTTGCCTTCTGTAGGAGCCGGATGTGTTTTGAAGGACATTATCAATTCGAAGCGCATCCCCACAGTCATACTGGATAAGATATTCAGGCAATCACGTGAAAGCATGATTGTTGTCAATGCTCACAGGATTAATACCGGAGAGATGCCGATATTTCAGGGCGACGAAACACACAATAAGGACTTTTATTTTTTCTTTATTGA is drawn from Pseudomonadota bacterium and contains these coding sequences:
- a CDS encoding ATP-dependent RecD-like DNA helicase, with translation KDIRDVMIFLQGHGVSPAYAIKIYKHYGRDSVKAVSENPYRLAMDIFGIGFITADKIAEKLGIPKDSQIRIEAGILYVLNQLSDDGHVYYPYDLLITECSKILDVEEDRIPVALDSVSSQKKVVIEQLATRNSQLATQSPLNPPFGKGGDGGDWAVYLTRFHIAEVGIARHLTSLLTAPKQLRLINIDQAIDWVQGMLKITLSGKQIEAVKDSINSKLMVITGGPGTGKTTIINSVINIYKKMGQKVLLAAPTGRAAKRMTEATGHEAKTLHRLLEYTPGSGSFKRNELNPLDADLIIIDETSMVDSLLMYHFLKAVSLKATLIFVGDVDQLPSVGAGCVLKDIINSKRIPTVILDKIFRQSRESMIVVNAHRINTGEMPIFQGDETHNKDFYFFFIEEPEKVLEKIVYLCKEGIPSRFRFHPLDDIQILAPMHRGTVGVANLNVELQRELNNRKEEVVRGGKVFKVGDKVLQIRNNYDKDVYNGDIGRAVSIDGEVQEMTVDYDGRRVTYEFSDLDEVVLAYAISVHKSQGSEYPVVIIPVLTQHYMLLQRNLIYTGITRGKKLVILIGTKKALSIAINNNKPQKRYTMLRERLMNQCSDEL